From Struthio camelus isolate bStrCam1 chromosome 29, bStrCam1.hap1, whole genome shotgun sequence, a single genomic window includes:
- the LOC138062795 gene encoding olfactory receptor 14C36-like has product MTNDTSLSEFLLVAFAETWELQLLHFSLFLGIYLAALLANGLIITAVACDHHLHTPMYFFLLNLALLDLGTISTTVPKSMANSLRDTRTISYAGCAAQVLIFAIFILAEYSLLTIMAYDRYVAICRPLHYGTLMGTRACVRMAAAAWASGFVSALLHTANTFSIPLCQDNVLDQLFCEIPQILKLSCSHSYLREVGLLVVSVGLGWGCFIFIVLSYVQIFRAVLRMPSEQGRHKAFSMCLPHLAMVSLFISTAVFAYLKPPSISSPALDLVVAVLYSVVPPAVNPLLYSMRNKELKEALRKLFQWVQCQHQ; this is encoded by the coding sequence atgaCCAACGATACCTCCCTCAGTGAGTTCCTCCTCGTGGCGTTTGCAGAGacatgggagctgcagctcttgcacttctcgctcttcctgggcatctacctggctgccctcctggccaatggcctcatcatcacagccgtagcctgcgaccaccacctccacacccccatgtacttcttcctcctcaacctcgccctcctcgaccttggcaccatctccaccactgtccccaaatccatggccaactccctgagggacaccaggaccatttcctatgcaggatgtgctgcccaggtcttaatttttgccattttcattttagctgagtattctcttctcacaatcatggcctatgaccgctacgttgccatctgcagacccctgcactacgggaccctcatgggcaccagagcttgtgtcaggatggcagcagctgcctgggccagtggttttgtcagtgctctcctgcacactgccaacacattttccattcctctctgccaagacaatgtcctggaccagctcttctgtgagattccccagatcctcaagctctcctgctcacactcctacctccgggaagtggggcttctGGTGGTTTCGGTTGGATTAGGCtgggggtgtttcattttcattgtgctgtcctacgtgcagatcttcagagccgtgctgaggatgccctctgagcagggccggcacaaagccttctccatgtgcctccctcacctggccatGGTCTCCCTCTTCATCAGTACtgcagtgtttgcctacctgaagcccccctccatctcctccccagctctggatctggtggtggctgttctgtactcggtggtgcctccagcagtgaaccccctcctctacagcatgaggaacaaggagctcaaggaggcactgaggaaactctttcaatgggtacagtgtcagcaccagtaa